One part of the Saprospiraceae bacterium genome encodes these proteins:
- a CDS encoding helix-turn-helix transcriptional regulator: MVSLRCKLMVKDELKKLGLHFVNVDLGTVEILEEISIVQRDLLKQNLLKSGLELMDDKKSILIEKIKNVITEMIHYSDELPQVNYSDYISEKLKYDYNYLSNIFSEVKGITIQQFIIINKIEKVKELLLYDELNLTEISYKLNYSSVAHLSNQFKKITGLSPSFYKQLKQKRKGNLESI, encoded by the coding sequence ATGGTTAGCTTACGTTGTAAGTTGATGGTTAAGGATGAGCTAAAAAAGCTAGGACTTCACTTTGTAAATGTAGATTTGGGAACTGTTGAAATATTAGAAGAAATTAGCATTGTCCAACGCGATCTGTTAAAACAAAATCTGCTCAAATCAGGCCTCGAACTGATGGATGACAAAAAAAGTATTTTAATTGAAAAAATTAAGAATGTAATAACTGAAATGATCCACTACTCAGATGAATTACCTCAAGTCAACTATTCAGATTATATAAGTGAGAAATTAAAATACGATTATAACTATTTGTCAAATATATTTTCTGAAGTCAAAGGGATCACAATTCAGCAATTCATCATTATAAATAAAATTGAAAAAGTAAAGGAGTTACTACTTTATGACGAATTAAATTTGACTGAAATTTCTTATAAATTGAATTATAGCAGTGTTGCCCATTTGTCCAATCAATTTAAAAAAATCACAGGCCTTTCACCCTCTTTTTACAAACAACTCAAACAGAAGAGAAAAGGAAATCTTGAAAGCATATAA